A genomic window from Streptomyces broussonetiae includes:
- a CDS encoding FtsK/SpoIIIE domain-containing protein, with translation MQIRLTVVDPLGPSPQRGRAASRDVLVTAPTGTDLAAVASALAGAVTGESGAGRDASGSPVVLYAGTERLDPRRCALGEPPLVDGAVLSLGAPAAPEPHPELDDAPTQLHVVAGPDAGGVHLLHGGRISVGRSADADVPLDDPDVSRLHCAVTVGADGRVSVADLGSTNGTALDGVRVGERPVRFPAGGLLRIGESALRVTPSGGPGARVRTVADGEGCVRVVREALPGEALPGAGAQESGPGSGFPSVPPVQASSAAAAGAFVGEGQEHQRADSAFVPGQGGAPGIEYVPGAVSGGDTHAGRFGVGGPGEQPRDTGRKNTPLRGTDAPHGVRRRGLGKWARRLAGGRTEQPGGEEAYGTAVAAHSPGDAPAEGAPRRPETWPDPAALLLTALGPGPRLWERGPGHPETLTVRLGTADRSAPDGSALLPAVPVTAALREAGSLGLAGPRPRLSGLARAVLAQLAAVHSPDLLEIVLISADRSRPVEERTAEWSWLGWLPHVRPGHGQDCRLLLAYDREQAAARTQELLRRVDDHAAADRGAARPAGTPAPGTRSGDGAPGTTTTAYGSLPGAHARPPVSGPPARGTSSSDPTAPRATGRPGTFGPSAARPWDTASVGDPGPAAPGSPTDAPGPPAHGAPAVAHGLPAHEPAPGHPVPGVPASGHPGMPGAAAREAAALHAPGHGAYPATAPGTPIRRADPDHPGAASARRPSWARDGVDGAGTGGFTGPYTVVVVDGDPGGAALQDALARLAVAGPRAGVHVVSLAETEPASSASPVAAAYEAACTVTPTFRHCGAVALLSGDVASALQLVRVAPGGPVSPGVLAAVDAVSAAWAERFARALAPLRPDGPVAERHARVATPLPRSARLLDELGLARATPASLMARWADAADDAQALGGRARAVLGAGPRGPLTADLVADGPHLLIEGPAGSGRTELLRAVVASLAAAERPDRLGMVLIDGRDGVGTGAGRGEGLRVCTDIPHVTTHLIANDPVRMREFAQSLAAELKRRAELLGRTDFAEWHTGRAVPGRVVAQRTSGSGDIEAPPSTTLRLRPGAAARQQAEAVPPLPRLVVVVDDLDALVSPALGSPGRPAAGSVMRALEAVAREGERLGVHLVAAAGTGGRTAQTEPARRATLRVALDAPQEGPNEPAPGRGQLAYEDGRTIGFQGGRVTGRIPRTATQRPTVLPLDWQRMGDPPTRRPVRELGNGPTDLALLASAVERAAREVAAAQVPSLL, from the coding sequence ATGCAGATCCGGCTGACCGTCGTAGACCCGCTGGGCCCGTCTCCGCAGCGGGGCCGCGCCGCGAGCCGCGACGTGCTGGTCACGGCGCCCACGGGCACGGACCTGGCCGCGGTCGCGTCCGCGCTGGCCGGGGCGGTCACCGGGGAGAGCGGCGCGGGCCGGGACGCCTCCGGCTCCCCCGTGGTGCTGTACGCCGGCACCGAGCGTCTGGACCCGCGCCGCTGCGCCCTCGGCGAGCCCCCGCTGGTCGACGGCGCCGTGCTGTCCCTGGGCGCCCCGGCGGCCCCCGAGCCGCATCCCGAGCTGGACGACGCGCCGACCCAGCTGCACGTCGTCGCGGGGCCGGACGCGGGCGGGGTCCATCTGCTGCACGGCGGCCGGATCAGCGTGGGCCGCTCCGCAGACGCGGACGTGCCGCTGGACGACCCCGACGTCTCCCGGCTGCACTGCGCGGTCACGGTCGGCGCCGACGGCCGTGTCTCGGTCGCCGACCTCGGCTCCACGAACGGTACGGCGCTCGACGGCGTGCGGGTGGGCGAGCGGCCGGTGCGGTTCCCCGCCGGAGGCCTGCTGCGGATCGGGGAGTCGGCGCTCCGGGTCACTCCCTCCGGGGGGCCGGGGGCGCGGGTGCGGACGGTCGCCGACGGGGAGGGGTGCGTCCGGGTCGTTCGGGAAGCGCTGCCGGGCGAGGCGTTGCCGGGTGCGGGCGCGCAGGAGTCCGGGCCCGGGTCCGGGTTCCCGTCCGTACCGCCCGTACAGGCCTCGTCGGCGGCTGCGGCCGGCGCCTTCGTGGGCGAGGGGCAGGAACACCAGCGGGCGGACTCGGCCTTCGTACCCGGGCAGGGCGGGGCGCCCGGCATCGAGTACGTGCCCGGTGCCGTTTCCGGCGGGGACACGCACGCGGGGCGTTTCGGGGTCGGCGGGCCGGGCGAGCAGCCACGGGACACCGGCCGCAAGAACACTCCCCTGCGCGGCACGGACGCCCCGCACGGCGTGCGGCGGCGCGGGCTCGGCAAGTGGGCGCGGCGGCTGGCCGGCGGGCGCACGGAGCAGCCCGGCGGCGAGGAGGCGTACGGCACCGCGGTGGCCGCCCACTCCCCCGGCGACGCCCCGGCGGAGGGTGCCCCGCGCCGGCCGGAGACCTGGCCGGATCCCGCCGCGCTGCTGCTGACGGCGCTGGGTCCCGGCCCTCGCCTGTGGGAGCGCGGGCCGGGACACCCGGAGACGCTGACCGTGCGGCTCGGCACGGCCGACCGCAGCGCGCCGGACGGTTCGGCCCTGCTGCCCGCCGTGCCCGTGACGGCGGCGCTGCGCGAGGCGGGCTCACTGGGCCTGGCCGGTCCGCGCCCCCGGCTGTCCGGGCTGGCCCGCGCGGTGCTGGCCCAGCTCGCCGCGGTGCACTCCCCCGATCTGCTGGAGATCGTGCTGATCAGCGCCGACCGCTCGCGTCCGGTGGAAGAGCGCACGGCCGAGTGGTCCTGGCTGGGCTGGCTCCCGCACGTCCGGCCGGGCCACGGCCAGGACTGCCGGCTGCTGCTGGCCTACGACCGCGAACAGGCGGCGGCGCGCACCCAGGAACTGCTGCGCCGGGTGGACGACCACGCGGCGGCGGACAGAGGCGCGGCCCGGCCCGCCGGCACCCCGGCGCCCGGTACCAGGTCCGGCGACGGGGCGCCGGGCACCACCACCACCGCGTACGGCTCGCTGCCGGGTGCCCACGCCCGTCCCCCGGTCTCGGGCCCGCCCGCCCGTGGCACCTCCTCGAGCGACCCCACGGCACCCCGAGCCACCGGCCGCCCCGGCACCTTCGGCCCTTCTGCCGCCCGACCCTGGGACACCGCGTCGGTCGGCGATCCGGGCCCGGCCGCGCCCGGATCGCCGACCGACGCACCGGGCCCGCCCGCCCACGGCGCACCCGCCGTGGCCCACGGCCTGCCCGCCCACGAACCGGCACCCGGCCACCCCGTGCCCGGGGTCCCGGCCTCCGGGCACCCCGGTATGCCCGGCGCAGCCGCCCGGGAAGCCGCAGCCCTGCACGCCCCCGGCCACGGCGCGTACCCCGCCACCGCCCCGGGCACGCCCATCCGGCGTGCCGACCCCGACCACCCCGGCGCCGCGTCCGCCCGTCGTCCCTCCTGGGCCAGGGACGGCGTGGACGGCGCCGGGACCGGGGGCTTCACCGGGCCGTACACCGTCGTCGTCGTGGACGGCGACCCCGGTGGAGCCGCGCTGCAGGACGCTCTCGCGCGGCTCGCCGTGGCGGGGCCGCGGGCCGGGGTGCACGTGGTGTCTCTCGCCGAGACCGAGCCCGCCTCGTCCGCCTCCCCCGTGGCGGCGGCGTACGAGGCCGCGTGCACGGTGACGCCGACGTTCCGGCACTGCGGTGCCGTGGCGCTGCTCAGCGGGGATGTCGCGAGCGCGCTGCAGCTGGTGCGGGTGGCGCCGGGCGGGCCCGTGTCCCCCGGTGTCCTCGCCGCCGTGGACGCCGTGTCCGCCGCCTGGGCGGAGCGGTTCGCGCGGGCGCTGGCACCGCTGCGTCCGGACGGCCCGGTCGCCGAGCGGCACGCGCGCGTGGCCACGCCGTTGCCCCGGTCGGCGCGGCTGCTGGACGAGCTGGGGCTGGCCCGGGCCACCCCGGCGTCGCTGATGGCACGCTGGGCGGACGCGGCGGACGACGCCCAGGCACTGGGCGGGCGGGCACGGGCGGTGCTCGGTGCCGGACCGCGCGGGCCGCTCACCGCCGACCTGGTGGCCGACGGACCGCATCTGCTGATCGAGGGACCGGCCGGCAGCGGCCGTACGGAGCTGCTGCGGGCCGTGGTGGCCTCGCTGGCCGCCGCCGAACGGCCCGACCGGCTGGGCATGGTGCTGATAGACGGGCGGGACGGGGTCGGGACCGGCGCCGGGCGCGGCGAAGGGCTGCGCGTGTGCACCGACATACCGCACGTCACCACCCACCTCATCGCCAACGACCCCGTGCGGATGCGGGAGTTCGCACAGTCGCTGGCCGCCGAGCTGAAGCGGCGCGCGGAGCTGCTGGGCCGCACGGACTTCGCCGAGTGGCACACGGGGCGTGCCGTGCCGGGCCGTGTCGTCGCACAGCGCACGTCGGGCTCGGGGGACATAGAGGCCCCGCCCAGCACCACCCTGCGGCTGCGGCCGGGGGCCGCCGCTCGCCAACAGGCCGAGGCGGTACCCCCGTTGCCGCGCCTCGTGGTGGTCGTCGACGACCTGGACGCGCTGGTCTCACCCGCGCTCGGCTCGCCGGGCCGGCCCGCCGCAGGGTCGGTGATGCGGGCGCTGGAGGCGGTGGCCCGGGAGGGCGAGCGGCTCGGCGTGCACCTGGTGGCGGCGGCCGGGACGGGGGGCCGTACGGCCCAGACCGAGCCCGCGCGCAGGGCGACCCTGCGGGTCGCGCTCGACGCCCCCCAGGAGGGACCGAACGAACCGGCTCCGGGCCGTGGGCAGTTGGCGTACGAGGACGGGCGGACCATCGGCTTCCAGGGCGGCCGGGTGACAGGCCGTATCCCGCGTACCGCGACCCAGCGGCCCACGGTCCTACCACTGGACTGGCAGCGCATGGGCGACCCGCCGACCCGCCGGCCCGTGCGGGAGCTGGGCAACGGCCCGACCGACCTGGCCCTGCTGGCGAGCGCCGTGGAGCGGGCGGCCCGGGAGGTGGCGGCGGCTCAGGTGCCGTCCCTGCTGTAG
- a CDS encoding ABC transporter substrate-binding protein — MRSSSSIRTHRTATTLAVLLAGALVLTACSSSDNHDKENDGTKGGTGSAPGSTVTLPRLNGAHLEVAAVWTGPEQANFKKVLAEFEKRTGASVTFVPAQDPIINFLGSKIAGGQPPDVAMLPQPGAIKQAVQHNWAKPLGPDALKELQKNYSQGWQDIGKVGGKQYGVYYKAANKSLVWYNAKVFENANAKEPKTWKDLLATAQAVYDSGVTPFSVAGADGWTLTDWFENVYLSQAGPQKYDQLAQHRIKWTDPSVKQALTTLAQIWGKKEYLAGGQSGALQTEFPASVTQTFTGGDQPKSAMVYEADFVQVNIGETKAKVGTDAKVFPFPAVGSTAPVVTGGDAAVVLKDSKAAQALVTFLASPDAATIQAKLGGYLSPNRNVPVSAYPNAVQQKIAKALIASGDDFRFDMSDQAPQAFGGTPGKGEWQDLEDFLKNPTDVAGTQARLEKDAAAAYGSGS; from the coding sequence ATGCGCAGCAGCAGCAGCATCCGGACACACAGGACCGCCACCACGCTCGCGGTCCTGCTCGCGGGAGCCCTCGTGCTCACCGCGTGCTCCAGCAGCGACAACCACGACAAGGAGAACGACGGGACCAAGGGCGGCACCGGCAGCGCGCCCGGCTCCACCGTCACCCTGCCCCGGCTGAACGGCGCCCATCTGGAGGTGGCCGCCGTCTGGACCGGGCCCGAGCAGGCCAACTTCAAGAAGGTCCTCGCCGAGTTCGAGAAGCGCACCGGCGCGAGCGTCACCTTCGTGCCCGCGCAGGACCCGATCATCAACTTCCTCGGTTCGAAGATCGCGGGCGGCCAGCCGCCGGACGTGGCGATGCTGCCGCAGCCCGGCGCCATCAAGCAGGCCGTGCAGCACAACTGGGCCAAGCCGCTCGGCCCGGACGCCCTGAAGGAACTGCAGAAGAACTACTCGCAGGGCTGGCAGGACATCGGCAAGGTCGGCGGCAAGCAGTACGGCGTCTACTACAAGGCCGCCAACAAGTCGCTGGTCTGGTACAACGCCAAGGTCTTCGAGAACGCGAACGCCAAGGAGCCGAAGACCTGGAAGGACCTGCTGGCCACCGCGCAGGCGGTGTACGACTCCGGTGTCACGCCGTTCTCGGTGGCCGGCGCGGACGGCTGGACGCTGACGGACTGGTTCGAGAACGTCTATCTGTCCCAGGCCGGCCCGCAGAAGTACGACCAGCTCGCCCAGCACAGGATCAAGTGGACGGATCCCTCGGTCAAGCAGGCGCTGACGACGCTCGCGCAGATCTGGGGCAAGAAGGAGTACCTGGCGGGCGGCCAGAGCGGCGCGCTGCAGACGGAGTTCCCGGCCTCGGTCACCCAGACCTTCACCGGCGGCGACCAGCCGAAGTCCGCGATGGTCTACGAGGCCGACTTCGTGCAGGTCAACATCGGTGAGACCAAGGCGAAGGTGGGCACGGACGCGAAGGTGTTCCCGTTCCCGGCCGTCGGGTCCACCGCGCCGGTGGTCACCGGCGGGGACGCCGCGGTGGTCCTCAAGGACTCCAAGGCGGCGCAGGCCCTGGTCACCTTCCTCGCCTCCCCGGACGCGGCGACGATCCAGGCGAAGCTCGGCGGTTATCTCTCGCCGAACAGGAACGTGCCGGTCTCGGCGTACCCGAACGCGGTGCAGCAGAAGATCGCCAAGGCGCTGATCGCGTCCGGCGACGACTTCCGCTTCGACATGTCCGACCAGGCCCCGCAGGCCTTCGGCGGCACCCCGGGCAAGGGTGAGTGGCAGGACCTGGAGGACTTCCTGAAGAACCCGACGGACGTGGCGGGCACCCAGGCGAGGCTGGAGAAGGACGCGGCGGCGGCCTACGGAAGCGGGAGCTGA
- a CDS encoding carbohydrate ABC transporter permease translates to MASAAAAGAPPGPAASRGRRSRRSVTGTRKAVAALFLLPALVLLGALVVYPIGYSLVRSFMGASGHGFAGVDNYKALFTDDSIRTALKNNVIWVVFAPTVSTALGLIFAVLTERVRWGTAFKLVVFMPMAISMLAAGIIFRLVYDQDPHKGVANAVWVGVHDTFARSSAFPKAHPGRESPLVAQNGGFVTRAAVHAGQPVTLPLVGVAPDRMPGGAKKAVAAKPQPSKITGTTWQDFTRGKGVGRLGRPDPSELGYAGMRIEAVKDGRVVASTKAAGDGTFTLPASADGARLRLPASNFREPYNGVEWLGPALVTPAIIGSYVWMWAGFAMVLIAAGLAGVPRELLEAARVDGATEWQVFRKVTVPLLAPVLAVVTVTLMINVLKVFDLVYIIAPGSSQADANVLALELYRKGFAEDQPGVASAIAVLLLVLVLPVMAFNIRRLRREREVRR, encoded by the coding sequence ATGGCGTCGGCAGCGGCGGCCGGGGCCCCACCGGGTCCCGCCGCGTCCCGCGGTCGCAGGAGTCGTCGGAGCGTGACCGGCACCCGCAAGGCCGTGGCAGCGCTGTTCCTGCTGCCCGCCCTGGTGCTGCTGGGCGCGCTCGTGGTCTACCCGATCGGGTACTCGCTGGTCCGCAGCTTCATGGGCGCCTCCGGCCACGGCTTCGCGGGCGTGGACAACTACAAGGCCCTCTTCACCGACGACAGCATCCGCACCGCCCTGAAGAACAACGTCATCTGGGTGGTGTTCGCGCCCACGGTCTCCACCGCGCTCGGACTGATCTTCGCGGTGCTGACCGAAAGGGTGCGCTGGGGAACGGCGTTCAAGCTGGTCGTCTTCATGCCGATGGCGATCTCGATGCTGGCGGCCGGGATCATCTTCCGGCTGGTGTACGACCAGGATCCGCACAAGGGCGTCGCGAACGCGGTGTGGGTGGGGGTGCACGACACCTTCGCCCGGTCCTCGGCGTTCCCCAAGGCCCACCCGGGCCGCGAGTCGCCGCTCGTCGCGCAGAACGGCGGCTTCGTCACCCGGGCCGCCGTGCACGCCGGGCAGCCGGTCACGCTGCCCCTCGTCGGCGTCGCGCCCGACCGGATGCCGGGCGGCGCGAAGAAGGCCGTGGCCGCGAAGCCACAGCCGTCGAAGATCACCGGCACCACCTGGCAGGACTTCACCCGCGGCAAGGGCGTCGGACGGCTGGGCAGGCCCGACCCGTCCGAGCTGGGCTATGCCGGGATGCGGATCGAGGCGGTGAAGGACGGCAGGGTGGTCGCCTCCACCAAGGCGGCCGGTGACGGCACCTTCACCCTGCCCGCGTCCGCCGACGGAGCCCGGCTGCGGCTTCCGGCGAGCAACTTCAGGGAGCCGTACAACGGCGTCGAATGGCTCGGCCCGGCCCTGGTCACCCCGGCGATCATCGGGTCGTACGTGTGGATGTGGGCCGGCTTCGCGATGGTGCTGATCGCGGCCGGGCTCGCGGGCGTGCCCCGGGAGCTGCTGGAGGCCGCGCGGGTGGACGGCGCCACCGAGTGGCAGGTGTTCCGCAAGGTCACCGTGCCGCTGCTGGCACCGGTCCTCGCGGTCGTCACCGTGACGCTGATGATCAACGTGCTGAAGGTGTTCGACCTCGTCTACATCATCGCCCCGGGCTCCTCCCAGGCCGACGCGAACGTGCTCGCCCTGGAGCTGTACCGCAAGGGCTTCGCGGAGGACCAGCCGGGCGTCGCGAGCGCGATCGCGGTGCTGCTGCTGGTGCTGGTACTCCCGGTCATGGCGTTCAACATCCGGCGGCTCAGGCGGGAGCGGGAGGTGCGGCGATGA
- a CDS encoding carbohydrate ABC transporter permease, producing the protein MTATARGVGKTAPAAATAKARRPLGARVAEKLSGGLVRVFLIVVGLFWLVPTVGLLISSLRAPEDMSASGWWTVFSKPSRLTFDSYRKLLENGDITHSLWNTVLITVPATVLVVVVGSLAGYAFAWMEFPGRDWWFLGVVSLLVVPVQVALIPIAELFGKIGLFGTIFGVILFHTGFGLPFAVFLLRNFFAEIPRELLEAARLDGAGELRLFARVVMPLGGPAIASLGIFQFLWVWNDMLVALVFTKSGTQPITVALQTQVRQFGNNIDVLAPGAFVSMVIPLAVFFAFQRQFVSGVMAGAVK; encoded by the coding sequence ATGACGGCGACCGCCAGAGGCGTCGGGAAGACGGCCCCGGCCGCTGCGACGGCGAAGGCCCGCCGGCCGCTCGGCGCACGCGTCGCCGAGAAGCTGAGCGGCGGCCTGGTCCGGGTGTTCCTGATCGTCGTCGGCCTGTTCTGGCTGGTGCCGACCGTCGGTCTGCTCATCTCCTCGCTGCGCGCGCCCGAGGACATGAGCGCGAGCGGCTGGTGGACGGTGTTCTCCAAACCGTCCCGGCTGACCTTCGACAGCTACCGGAAGCTGCTGGAGAACGGCGACATCACCCACTCCCTGTGGAACACCGTGCTGATCACGGTCCCGGCGACCGTCCTGGTCGTCGTGGTCGGCTCCCTCGCGGGCTACGCGTTCGCGTGGATGGAGTTCCCGGGCCGGGACTGGTGGTTCCTGGGCGTGGTGAGCCTGCTGGTGGTGCCGGTGCAGGTGGCGCTGATCCCGATCGCCGAACTGTTCGGGAAGATCGGGCTGTTCGGGACGATCTTCGGGGTGATCCTGTTCCACACCGGCTTCGGCCTGCCGTTCGCGGTATTCCTGCTGCGGAACTTCTTCGCCGAGATCCCCAGGGAACTCCTCGAGGCGGCCCGCCTGGACGGTGCCGGTGAACTGCGGCTGTTCGCGCGGGTGGTGATGCCGCTCGGCGGGCCGGCGATCGCGAGCCTCGGCATCTTCCAGTTCCTGTGGGTGTGGAACGACATGCTGGTCGCGCTGGTGTTCACCAAGTCGGGTACCCAGCCGATCACGGTCGCGCTCCAGACGCAGGTACGGCAGTTCGGCAACAACATCGACGTGCTGGCGCCCGGCGCGTTCGTCTCCATGGTGATCCCGCTGGCCGTGTTCTTCGCGTTCCAGCGGCAGTTCGTGTCCGGCGTGATGGCGGGCGCGGTCAAGTAG
- a CDS encoding bifunctional glycosyltransferase/CDP-glycerol:glycerophosphate glycerophosphotransferase, producing MPRFSVIVPAYQVQAYLCECLDSVLTQSCPDLELIVVDDCSPDACGAIIDEYAARDTRVKAVHLDRNQGLGGARNAGIAEASGDYLIFLDSDDTLAPDALQGIADRIKETGEPDVLMYDYARTHWDGRTLRNHLPGPLTEQGPAPFRLEDRPELVRVLMVAWNKACRREFVAEHGFAFPPGYYEDTPWTFPVLMTAESIATLDRVCVHYRQRRQGNILSTTSVKHFDLFDQYDRVFAYVAGRPELERWRPELFRRMIDHYATVFAKRGRLPRGSHGEFLRLARAHYHRYRVPGVRMRRRSVLVRFGLHRTFRALRLASAVRRRALKALMKEARAVRAGMLRLHYRIQLRLPVRADRAVFASEAGGGDPAALEEAFRTLAPHIRTAWIARPEHRHTPPPGPRRIRPGTAAHWTALARSAYLVTDGGLERRLRKRPGQVVLQTRQGTPLGHMGLDLLERPAAARDTDFAELLRDVDRWDHVLSGNRHSTLVWERVLPGRYTTLEYGAPRNDAFQRATSADVTRLRESLGVANGAVAILYAPAHRDHLRTQRPLLDLARIARRLGPRFVLLARTPYEPGAGDGRIIDVRHHPSVQDLCLAADALLTDYASLMFDYAGLDRPIVLHTADWEAYEAARGCYVDLRAVPPGAVARSEDELIDIFATGHWRGSRSAQLRAAFRERFCPYDDGCAAERVVRHVVLGEPQRPPVVPLARRNPVPSACARTQLSTVPQPSGFFPVTESR from the coding sequence GTGCCCAGGTTCAGTGTCATTGTCCCCGCGTACCAGGTCCAGGCGTATCTCTGCGAGTGCCTGGACTCGGTGCTCACGCAGTCGTGTCCCGATCTGGAACTGATCGTCGTGGACGACTGCTCACCGGACGCCTGCGGCGCGATCATCGACGAGTACGCGGCCCGGGACACGCGCGTGAAGGCCGTCCACCTGGACCGGAACCAGGGGCTCGGCGGCGCCCGCAACGCGGGGATCGCCGAGGCGAGCGGAGACTACCTGATCTTCCTGGACAGCGACGACACGCTCGCCCCGGACGCGTTGCAGGGGATCGCGGACCGGATCAAGGAGACCGGTGAGCCGGACGTCCTGATGTACGACTACGCGCGCACGCACTGGGACGGCCGGACGCTGCGCAACCACCTGCCCGGCCCGCTCACCGAGCAGGGCCCGGCGCCGTTCCGCCTCGAGGACCGGCCGGAGCTGGTGCGGGTGCTGATGGTGGCCTGGAACAAGGCCTGCCGGCGGGAGTTCGTCGCGGAGCACGGCTTCGCCTTCCCGCCGGGCTACTACGAGGACACGCCCTGGACCTTCCCGGTGCTGATGACGGCGGAGTCGATCGCCACCCTGGACCGGGTGTGCGTCCACTACCGGCAGCGCCGGCAGGGCAACATCCTGTCCACCACCAGCGTCAAGCACTTCGACCTGTTCGATCAGTACGACCGGGTGTTCGCGTACGTGGCCGGGCGGCCCGAACTGGAGCGGTGGCGGCCGGAGTTGTTCCGCCGCATGATCGACCACTACGCGACGGTGTTCGCCAAGCGGGGCCGGCTGCCGCGCGGCAGCCACGGCGAGTTCCTGCGCCTGGCCCGCGCCCACTACCACCGCTACCGGGTCCCGGGCGTCCGGATGCGGCGGCGCAGCGTCCTGGTCCGCTTCGGGCTGCACCGCACGTTCCGCGCGCTCCGGCTGGCCTCGGCCGTGCGCCGGCGCGCGCTGAAGGCGCTGATGAAAGAGGCCCGCGCCGTGCGCGCCGGCATGCTGCGGCTGCACTACCGGATCCAGCTGCGGCTGCCCGTGCGCGCCGACCGGGCGGTGTTCGCCTCCGAGGCGGGCGGCGGCGACCCGGCCGCGCTGGAGGAGGCGTTCCGCACCCTCGCCCCGCACATCCGGACCGCGTGGATCGCCCGCCCCGAGCACCGGCACACGCCTCCGCCCGGCCCGCGCCGTATCCGTCCCGGCACCGCCGCCCACTGGACGGCGCTGGCCCGCTCCGCGTACCTGGTCACCGACGGCGGCCTGGAGCGGCGACTGCGCAAACGGCCCGGGCAGGTGGTGCTCCAGACCCGGCAGGGCACCCCGCTCGGGCACATGGGCCTGGACCTGCTGGAGCGGCCCGCGGCGGCCCGGGACACCGACTTCGCCGAGCTGCTGCGGGACGTCGACCGGTGGGACCACGTCCTGTCCGGCAACCGGCACTCCACGCTCGTCTGGGAGCGGGTGCTGCCCGGCCGGTACACCACGCTGGAGTACGGCGCCCCGCGCAACGACGCCTTCCAGCGGGCGACCTCGGCCGACGTGACCCGGCTGCGCGAGTCGCTGGGCGTTGCGAACGGCGCGGTCGCGATCCTGTACGCACCGGCCCACCGCGACCATCTGCGCACCCAGCGCCCGCTGCTGGACCTGGCGCGGATCGCGCGCCGCCTCGGCCCGCGCTTCGTGCTCCTGGCGCGTACCCCGTACGAGCCGGGCGCCGGGGACGGCCGGATCATCGACGTCCGCCACCACCCGAGCGTGCAGGACCTCTGTCTGGCGGCGGACGCGCTGCTCACCGACTACGCGTCGCTGATGTTCGACTACGCGGGCCTGGACCGGCCGATCGTGCTGCACACCGCCGACTGGGAGGCGTACGAGGCGGCCCGCGGCTGCTATGTCGATCTGCGGGCCGTTCCGCCGGGCGCGGTCGCGCGCAGCGAGGACGAGCTGATCGACATCTTCGCGACCGGCCACTGGCGCGGCTCGCGCTCGGCGCAGCTGCGGGCGGCGTTCCGCGAGCGGTTCTGCCCGTACGACGACGGGTGCGCCGCCGAACGGGTCGTACGCCATGTGGTGCTGGGCGAGCCGCAGCGGCCTCCGGTGGTGCCGCTCGCGCGGCGCAATCCGGTGCCGTCGGCCTGCGCCCGCACCCAGCTGTCCACCGTGCCGCAACCTTCCGGCTTCTTTCCCGTCACCGAGAGCCGCTGA